CTGGCGATACTGAGGCACGAGAGCTTCTCGTCAACAGCAATATTCGGCTGGTCTGGTCCGTCGTTCAGCGCTTTATCAACCGTGGATACGAAGCGGATGATTTGTTTCAGATCGGTTGTATTGGCCTTTTGAAGGCCGTAGACAAGTTTGATCTCTCCTATGATGTTCGATTTTCAACCTATGCTGTGCCGATGATTATTGGGGAAATTCAACGCTTCTTACGCGATGACGGTACAGTCAAGGTGAGTCGATCACTCAAAGAAACAGCCAACAAGGTACGACGAACAAAGGATGAGCTGTACAAGCAATTCGGTCGCGCACCCACGATTGCTGAGGTTGCGGACGCGGTGGGGATTACACCAGAGGAAGTCGTGTTTGCGCAAGAAGCAAATCGGGCACCTTCTTCCATCCATGAAACGGTTTTTGAAAATGACGGGGACCCCATTACGCTGATCGATCAGATTGCGGATGAAGGAGTCAACAAATGGTTTGAAAAGATTGCGCTTAAGGATGCGATCAGTCGATTGACCGAGCGGGAACAACTCATTGTCTACCTGCGCTACTACAAGGATCAGACGCAATCGGAAGTAGCGGAGAGGCTGGGAATCTCGCAAGTCCAGGTATCGCGCCTCGAGAAGCGCATTTTGCAAACGATCAAAGACCAAATTGAGCATTAACAGATGCAAACACTCCGGTCACTACGTGGCTGGGGTGTTTTGTTTTGTGAAAAAAACGGCCATTTCCGTTTAATTGCATGGGTTTTGTGGCTCGGCACATACTAGCGAATAATCAGGTATGTGAGGGAAGGGGAAGGTACCATGAGAGACGCGTTGTTTCTGCTCCTGAGAAAGCGATTGGCTGTACAGCCACAAGCCATGATTACACTTGGAGACATTTGCCAGCTTTACTGGGATGGAGAGCGCGAGGAAGCGTTAAGG
This genomic stretch from Brevibacillus brevis harbors:
- the sigF gene encoding RNA polymerase sporulation sigma factor SigF yields the protein MGADIKNASQPFLTNDQVKELIAKSQSGDTEARELLVNSNIRLVWSVVQRFINRGYEADDLFQIGCIGLLKAVDKFDLSYDVRFSTYAVPMIIGEIQRFLRDDGTVKVSRSLKETANKVRRTKDELYKQFGRAPTIAEVADAVGITPEEVVFAQEANRAPSSIHETVFENDGDPITLIDQIADEGVNKWFEKIALKDAISRLTEREQLIVYLRYYKDQTQSEVAERLGISQVQVSRLEKRILQTIKDQIEH